The DNA window ACCTTAACAACCCAGTGACTTaaacaaaaacttttaaatagtgcAGTGACCatattgtaactttttgaaattgagtgaccaaaacataaatttactactACCAATTGTCGTATTGTCGTTTGGAGATCATTAGccgaacttaaaaaaaaaacttaataactcagtgatttaaacaaaaatttttgaatagtacTGTGACCATGTTGtatctttttaaaattgagtgacacACTAAAAATACAAACTGGTTTTAACAAAGGAGGACTCGCTTGAAGAATAAACccaaaaatgaacaaataaaGGGGTGGCGAACGAATGACGGTGGTGGGTTGATGGCTTGGAGGACGTCGGAGGCCCTCCGGTAGTGGGTGAACGTCGGGGAGGGGCTGGTGTGGTGGCTACCGGCTGGTGCTGCTTTTAGTTTTTGGGAGAAAAGAAGGGAAGGCCCGATAGTTTTAGggatttttaaaattaactttaaatgtataattaaattaattgtttttttgataaatataattaaattagaagtttgctataattataaaattatatagtttattcggttattttaatttaagtttttaaaattgaaaccGAAATAATCATTTAAACTGAAAtaattaaccgaaaatttttattttatttaattcaatttaattaatttgaccGATATTTTACACCCTCCTAATTGCCATCTCCATTCCTTTCAACAATGTCAATGATGGTGGGCTATGGATTAGGCCCATGTTTCAATTTACCCCTAAGAAGggttgaaatatttaatgtattattgtcaatgaataataatataagataaaacaaaaaatagtagaagatttataaataaatattataattaatttaaacataattaaatattaattaattataactattataaatttatatcattatttaGTTGATGTGATGAGTCAACTTGGCATCAACTCGGttaagtaaattataaaataagtaactttttttaacttttccaTCATTTTTAAAGTTCAATGATTAAAAGAGGTGAAAAAGATTAAAAGAGGTGAAAAAGCTAACAGAGGGCTAAAATgatgtttttataaaattgaaggaccaaaaaatttattatatctattttgtttattaattatatattataatttccaTAGGAAAATCATGCATTAAGGTCAAATATTCTAAGAACTTAGAAAGTCATCCACCTTGACTTTATAActgtataataaaattttaggagGTTAATGAGGACCGGCAAAGCTTGCGTTGGGTTCAAAACGTTTCAGTCCGGTACTCCAACATTGAATTCCAAACCCAACACTATGTTCAACTTAGATTCTCTCTGTTTCTTTAAGACAAATCTGCAAAGTGCAATCATCATTCTTCACCCTGTTTCAACCGTAAGTTCAtcttcttccctttttctttttatttctcttcATCTCTTTCAAGTATtgctatttttcatttatttctttgaGCTCATTTTTACTTTTTCGGTGTTCGTTGCCTTTTATCTGTTTCTCGAGTTCCCTTGTTTgtagaaaatgatttttaaaaaaaaatcttttgtgTTGCTTTAATGGCAATAACAGTTTCAAAAAACAGAGGTGGTTttcgttttattttttaaaaaactgaaTAACATAAAAAACGTGCtttgttgaaattttaaataaaaaaattcgaaaaacaattaaaaatttgtttttattattttcacaaaaaaatgcttttaaaaaatgaaaaagatgaaaataatgATGAATTGGCTCTAGTTATAACCTAAggcaaagtattttttttaacaatttttttaatattaaatttgttgctttaatgtatttttttatttctatttgaaaaaagtagttgttatttatatgtttcctttattaaaaatactttttttttattttctatttattaaaagtctttttcacttttaaaacaatattttcaaAAACCAAAGTAACTTAAGTTTTTCCCGAGTTTGTGGTTTTCGGGTTAACGTAATTTTTGGAATTTGAATTTAGTAATTAGTTCCGTCTTTCTTATTCTCAGGTCACCGGAACAATCGAGCTCCTATTTTATCACCATGCTTAAGGTTCCAGAGCATCAAGTCGCCGGTCGTCAAGCCATCGACGGCAAACTCGGCCCTCTCATAGACAATTCGGGCCATTTTTACAAGCCTCTACAAGACGACGACGAACGCGGCACCAGAGAACTAACCTTCTACCACTCATTCTCATCCAACACCCGTATTCCACACCACATCCGCCGATTCTTCCCTGTTTTCCACGGCACCCAACTCTTAAAAGCCTCCGACAGGTCCGGTTTACGTCCCCACCTCGTCTTACAAGACATAACTTCCGACCACCTCAACCCATCCATCTTGGACATCAAAATCGGTTCCAGAACATGGTACCTCGAAGCATCAAATGATTATATCCAAAACTGCTTCCACAGAGACAAAACAACCACTACTGTCTCTCTAGGTTTTAGAATATGCGGACTACAAATATACAATGAATCGGGTTTTTGGAAACCGGGAAGGAAACTAGTCCGGAACTTTACAGCAGATGATGTTAGATCGGTTTTAAGGAAGTTTGTTTCGTCGAATGTTGGACCGGAACCGGATTGTTGCTTTGCTGGTAGCGTATACGGTGGTTGTGATGGGATTTTGGAACGTTTATTGGAGCTGAAAACATGGTTTGAAGATCAAACCATGTACCATTTTCGTTCGTGTTCGGTTCTGCTCTTGTTCGATAAGGAATCGTTTTTGAGAGGAAAGACACCATTTGCTGAAGTTAAGCTTATTGATTTCGCTCATGTTGTGGACGGCAATGGTGTTATCGATCATAACTTTTTGGGTGGATTATGCTCGTTTATTAAGTTTGTTTCTCAGGTTCTCGCCGATTCAAAGGGATCCACGATGGaagataaaatttaaagaatCGGATAAGAAATATGCATGTGTACGTACGTACTCAGAAATAAAAGTGAATATACATGAGACCTCTATAATATTAACAATACGAGGACAATTTAgaataaagttaatatttattgtttaaattgattttttttaattttttatgattttatataattgaaatatattgtttggagttttttttaatttcaaaatattttgtatataataaatgttaatattataatttggacttatttgattatttttaatggtACAAAGatgaaattaattcaattaataataaagggactaatttaatctaattcctataatataaggacctccaaatactttaatttacaaataaatgaCTAAATAGATGAATTAttaattgtaactttttttttcttttttttcttaatccCTTAACCAAATACATCCCTATGAATTATTTCTAGAGatgggaaaaaatattttttagggttaggattaaattggtaaattttataaatattaatggtcaaatttattaatttttttaaaatgagaactacaataataaattttgtaaacatcgaaggctaaaattgttaaatttttttatatttaatatcaaattaataGACCACATAAATATTAAAggattaattttatcattaaaccaataaaaaaatctatattaACTCAAAGCATACACACTACTTGAGGCAAAACAATGTAAGTCGTGCCTCGAAGTCCAAATACAGAGGCTGGTCCATATTATTGATTTGTTCATTCGGCCTATTTCTAAAACTTATAGGCTTTTTAATTGGCctgcttttcttcttcttctaaactgtagttttgtttttgtttttttaggaaaatttaaaaacaaagttccaaGAAAATCGGTGGGAATTTAGGATTTTTACACACATGttgaataatttctttttttaatgcttttgggtttttatttaaaattttataagatttaagtttttttttatttagatttataatATGAAAAGACTAACTAATAGCTTAAGAttccaaatttattttaatatgagtGGCAAATTTTCTCGTCGCCGTTGCTTTGGGCAATGTCAATGATGGTGGGCTGTGGGTTTGACTGTATTTTAATTTTGCCCCACAAATTCTACAAGTCGCCCAACTCCACCCTATGTATAATTTATAAGGTTAATGAGGACCGGCAAAGCTTTGCGTTGATTTCAACATGTTTATCCACTTATATAACATATTAAAACtataattgtaaataaatcaCTTTTATGTATAATTTGGTGATGGGATGCCTTTGCCAATTCGGTTCTAAAACTGAAAAACATTTCCACCCCTCTTGGTGGAGAATGAGTCGACCCTTTTTACGAGGTGCCTCCATATATGGGTTGaaggataaaaatatatattcaaatctgacttaaaattctaaattaaatggAAGGTAACCTACCACTCTACTTATGGTTTAACATCAAACTACATTCGTATTTCAccttaacatatatattatatttggtgAATATACTTAAGACTTCCTTTTCTTACAGTGATCTGATTAAATTGATCcctttattattaaatggatcgatttaatttctttaaaataatcaaataatttcaaattagaatagtttttttttttttggaattgaaCTACagctgaaaaaataattttcaagatattttttatacagtatatgttaactttgttacaatttgaacttatttaattcgttttaatagtataaggattaaattgatctatttaaaagataaagggactaatttgatctaaTTACCATAATACAGGGACCTTCTATTGTTTTTATTGTACGGCACCACCATGAAGCTACCCGTTTTAGGGTAGTACGTAGTTTATGGCTTATGCCTTTTTTTTCCTATGAGAGTTGACATTCACGTTTACTTGGGAGCATTAATTCTTCATTTGGTCTAATCCTCGGGGATCTTCATTTTTATTTGTaggaaaaagaaaggataaaGAAAACTTTATACAGAATTACGTAGATATCATAAATCAATCTAATATTAATTAGTAGTAAATATTGcacaaaaatattgattttttatatttttataaagtgaattttgaatttaaaattcaaagttttaacgtaattatttaaattatttttttaataatattatataggTACTAATTATATGTGTAttttttgacacaatacttagAACTACTAATAACCTCTCTTCAAattataaataggagaataatatgCTTCAGCGCACTTaaacccacgtcctcctgcattgacaacaatgcccataccaatcgagttaagactcatcGATATTTAAATCAAACTCTTatttagtaaatatattttaacataaaaaattccacttatatcataagtgtgttataaTCGAATTTTAATaacccctctctctctctctcttttatgTATTAGAAAAAAGTTGGTACGAGAagatcaatattttaaatttctaggtaagaatatacatatacttaatatttttgaCCAAATTAATACCACAGGTATCAacttaattgaaaaataaattaaaaaaattatatttaaaaatgtttttattttttaatatattttttaaaatatatatatttataataagaaTTGAAGGCAATATATTATGCTTTTGAAAtctttaaattatgatttgagtcaaaattttatttaattattattgtataaAGTTACAAATATATTTTCACCCACATAAGGTGTCATATGTAATATAATGTAAAGGACTGGTTATAGGTTATTGTTGTATTAAAAACTTatgattgaaaataaaaatgttttgatGGTTGAAAGAGGCGACATATGTGGGGTGCTTACACAACTTATGATGACACTTAACTTAACTTAACACccccaaaataataaattaaaattgcaaACAATGTGAATCATGAATCCCATTGTTTATCCACCATctttatttttcaacttttaattatcacttaaaccatttttatatttcttattttatttccaaaaagaaaatatgactattaaatatagtttttactttaattaataaaataatttcacaattgatTAATGATTAAAAGTTCAAGTGAAATTATAATCAAactaaaaattgatattttttttatattttatttgggttttacataattaaattaaaatatataaataattaaaagttaaatgtaaaaaataataaaagttaaaaacataattttaaccAAAGCTGAAGGAGTTGTAGTATAATATCCCAAGGAAGCTTAAGTTAAAATACTATACAGAATTGATAATcgtttcaattttcaattcagtccACCTAAATACCAATCTAATCCAATTTTTTAATCACTAATCAAGTATaactattaattaaataattatatattaaagtttgagattaatatttttattatttcttccaATTCCTGTGATAATAAACTACTTTATACCATAATAATTTTGGTGGGTCCAAAACAAGTGCAAGTGCATTTGGATTATCAAGATAGATGGCTTGGTGAGTCAAGTGAGAGATATTCCCCACTAcccaattttaaatattataataataagagAGTATGGTTGGGAATAGGAGACTTGGCACTGATCATGCtcaatttcatgccaaatcagTTGACTCAACCCCTTCCTTTTCTCACCTTAACAGAGTGAAAGACACGTTGAAATCCTCGATCTCCTACTTCGCTTCCTCAACTGCCCACGCCAATCACATCATCCCACTTGGATTCTTAGTGCTGTTTTTGCCCTCTCCACTTTGCATTTGTGGTCGGGAGACGGAGAATCGGAGAATTGAGAAGATTTTTTTCCCTCATTATTAATTTGGGCTTTATTCACGTTTTAGCCCTTAAACTATATGGGTAATTCAACTTTGACTCTGTTAATAATTTAGATTTATTTGGCAAACGGCGTTAAGAAATATTTAAGAGCCAATCCAAATTGAACATATGTACTATATATCCCAAATCAAATGTTCtaacaaaaatcaaaatagaTTTGGAATTTCAAAGAAAATAGGTTCACCATATGAACATGCACTAATTTTGAGGTTTGCGTAACGACTTGACCTGAAGAGAAAATATTCGAATGAAagactaaaatgtgaataaagtcgttaatttgttatatttaaaAGCTTAATCTACCACGTGAAATTTCATTATGTTCTACGACCACACTTGAATTTTAGTTCCATTAATTTAAAGTTATTtgtaatttcacattttatggttgtttataacaattaattatgaaatttgataaatcaaattaaatattaaatattaatagcTTGCCgtgatttataatttttgttaaatatatgTAGTTGATTGAAAAAACAAAACATAGATATCATATTAGGCGGAAAAAATGTGAAactcgattttaaaaaaataattttataatcagaagttaaaagaaaaatgaaatattataCGTGTAACCTAACTATTAGGTCTACGTCCATGATaaaacatgtcaaataaaaacataaaatgagCAATGAAGCACCGAACCATCTCTCAAACGTCCCCTCCACGGCTCCATctataagaataaaaaaattaattcaaaaaataaaataagaataaaaattttCAGTAATTCCACGGCTATCAACTGGTCAACCGACCGTCACCCTTTcgcctatatatatatttcaaaacccCTCTGAACCCGCTAAATTTtcattctaatatatatatatatatagttgagaAGCATAGCATGGATTCATCGGAACATGGCTCTACCTCGCCGAAGCAGCCGTTAACTGTCGGCCTCGTCGTTTCATTCAAGGCTCTATGGGCCAAGCACGCCGGCCGAGTTTCAAAAAAGCTGAAGCCAAAGCATAATGAGTTCGGCTCACTTTCCGATTCTCCGAGATCCTTGGCGGTGAAATCTCCGGGACCGAAGCGGCTATTGACGACGCTTAGCAACAAGGCGATCAAGTTGGTGAACCGGAAAAAGGCCGGTGAGAAAACCGGGAAGGAAGAGGAGGAGATCGGAGACGGCGGAGTATGGCAAAGAGCGATCCTGATGGGAGATAAATGTCAGCCGCTAGATTTTTCAGGTGTGATCTATTACGATAGCAAAGGAAATCAAGTGGAGGAGTTGCCGTTTCGTTCCCCACGTGCTAGTCCGATGCCTGCTTACCTCACCTCAAAGAAGACTTGCTATTAGGTCACCGCTCAAGGTAGTTTGTAAACaagaactttatttttatttttttgggtttatgtTCATCCTTTTCTAGACTCCAAGGTAGTACGTGTTACGTTCTTATAGGTGGAAAATTCAACTCTTTGAATTGGACCTTAATTTTCAATATTACGTTATCACGGGTATTGGAAAACAATAAATTGGGACGCCCATATGGAAATTAATATACTTGTGGATTTAGTTGAGTGAGTGAAGTTTGGCTCTAGTTTCTGTTTTTCTCCTCTTGGTATAGTTACCTTTATTAGGGGTAAAGTGAAGTTTGAATTTGTTTACTTGACATTCCGTTCAAACTCTTTGTTTCAAGGGTTGAACGAAATCCAAAAAAGCATTACAAAATTAAATTAGGGATTTTGTTGATCCTTTGAGCACATAAATGAACCGGTTAtcatcaataataataataataataataataataataataataaagaatccAAATAAAATACTGCATGTCATTAAGAAATGAAAAAATGTGTACCCAAACCATATATTTACCATTTCCAGTTAAAATGAGACGAGTTCcacaaatttcatcattttttttttgtattcctaAAGGAGCTTATAAAACTTAGATTTACGACTAACTCACAAATTAATTATCAGCAAGGAACATATATGCCACtagtttttcttccttttttataaaaaatttgtttAGTTGACATTTGAGTCCAACGTTTTACggttttaaagtttattaaaatTGGGAAAAAATATACTTACATTtgcattaatatttatatatttgtcgGAAGTTCATGAATACCATACGAGTTTGTAATCCAAATTTAAAATATGGCACGTCAATCAACCGGCgatcaataacaataataaatccACCATTTAAAACATGGCATCGCATTTTACgtcataaaaatcattaagaaatggaatatatatatatatctaaatcaTGTATATTTACCATTTGCCAATGAAAATGAGGTCCAAGAAATCTTCATTCATTATCCCTCTCAATAATAAATCTTATTGAAGCCCATGGTTGGTTCAATTTTCAAAGGCTCAGAAaacaattgaattttaaaaaataaattcaaggaAGTTATTTTACCATTACCTCTTTTATTAGAGGGAAATTTGTTTCCAtattgaaaaacaaaagaaaaaagagacaAAAGTTACTATTTCTTGTCATTTTGCTGTCTCAAATAGTAAGTTCCTAATTTTCTGTCTGAATTTTGAAGTCCAATCTTGGATTTTTTTGTAAGCGTTTCAACAACACCATTCTATCTTAAAAGATCTTTCAAATCAACAAATCTCGTATATCCATTATCAAAATTTTCAGCTAATtaaaaacaagaaacaaaattttaaaaaatatatcgaACACTCAAAATCACCATCATCACAAATcgaaaaacaaatatatataatctttgtctattgaaaaaaaaaaaagaggggatAAGAGTCCATTGCTAATCATGCACCAGGAGCAGCATCCTTAACCTTGCTTTGCAAATACCCACCATATTCCATAGCATAATCCTTAACATGGCTAGCCGTATCATAAATCCGGGTCCGAGCTGAATCAACCCGGTCCGACCCAGGTGGATGCATTCCCCTAAAGTAACGGTACATCCATGTCGACCCAGCCGCGACGGCGACTCCGAAGCCACACGCCGACAAGAACCCAACGGCGGTGAGAAACAGGAAGGTGCATATCGGGAACCAAACGGGGCTAGAAACGACGATCACCGGCATGAAACAAACGAGCCCGAAGACGGTGGCGGTGAGAGTAAGTCCAGTGAGGATTAAGAGAGTGGCGGCGGAAACGAAGAAGAGGAGTAAGAATCCGAGAAAGTGGGTGGTGTTGGGTGCATGGGATTGGATTTTTTGTAGGAAAGTGGAGGATGGGACGACGGTGCGGTTGGCTCTCGACGgtcgttgttgttgttgttggtgGGTGGGATTGTTACGTTCCGCCATGGGTGAGGAATGGCTGTTGTTGAGAAAGTGGAAATGGGGGTTGAAGTGTTTAAGTGTTGAAAGAGAAGGTGAGGAGAAAAAATAGGGCAACTGATGATGACAAGTGTGAGGAAGATATGTATGTGGCATGCAAGGGATACACGTGGATTGGGACAGTAGTTTCTGGAGTTCTAAAGCTTTGCCGGGAGGCCACGTCACtggaataatttaaaatatggtTGAATTCACCATTTAGGGTCTTAACTTGGCAACTATTTCCACATTAAAGCCTAAATTTTTCCCCCTAAATTAGGCCTTGAACTTAATACTTGTTCGTGAATGGAAGCTTGAACTAGATTACTGTTATCACATTTGGGCTTCAATCTTTTTGTCTAAGTTACTATTTGAATTTTGACAATGTTATCCTATTATAaattaaacttgacaattgttctcaCATTAAAGTCCATAATTTAAGGTTTGCAAGAAACTATCAGGGACGaacttgtaaaaaaaaagtttaagctcCAATGTAgaaacaattgtcaagtttaatttagaaaaagaaaattcaaacccAACATGAGAATAGTTATCAAGTTCAAACCCTAAATAgttatttaaccattttaaatattgataaaacGATATCTAATTCTTGATGATCACATCCGGCTTGATAGATGTGCCTGGCTTTCCCGGATCCTACTTATAATTTGTAATTGATACTGTTTttcttattataaaaaaaaaaagatttcttgAATTTGTCAACTTTCCCCTGAAAATTTTTTCCTTGCATTAGTCTTAGAATCCGATAAATCTTTTTCAATCTGGTCCATGAACTTGGACTTTTTTAAGGTGTGATGATGTGGTACTTTAAGATTATACAAAGttatcacttaaaaattttaaaatatgataataaaaaattatcgagaaattattaaaaaaaaccagGTTTTAGTATGATTTAAAACCTAGGGGTTaagagtttttgaaattttaattatacctttaaattttcttataaattttaattagatcccTAAAATTTTAGAAAGTTCTCATTAAACCTTTGaaagctttaaaattttcaattaaacgcttcacaaattttgttaattttaattaaacctcTGAAATTTTTGAACGTTTTAAATTAGACCtatcaaaaatttgaaaattctcattaaaaccctcaaattttttaaaactttaattcaGCCCTCCAAAACTTTATGTCAAAAATCCGCCACTGTCAAGTAAGCTTCCCATGTGCTGcaatattaagaaaaatataaaaaactgaTACACTACAATCATCATGTAATAtcaatttgttcatcttttttcaCAGGTTAGCATTCTAACAATTTTTAAACTGTACATAAGTACATAAATTTTTATATCATACATTACAACAGTAAAGAAGGAAAAATATAAATCCCTCTCGTGGGATAAGCTACATTACCAACTTAACTAAGTCAGACAGTCCTTTACATTACTTGCTAAACAAGTCAATCAAAGTAACTTCAAAATCATTTTTGTTTCTTATCGATACCAGCCGAGCTAATATCTGCAGCTGCAGCAGCTGCCATTTCCATCAATCTCTTGTAGTCGATCTCGGTTGACTTGTATTTTAACTTGAGACCTCCTTGAGTCCATGATTTAATACAAAGGATAGCTTGTGTGCTATCATGTGGCATGCAGAATCGTTGCTTATCGATCTCATCACCTTTACTGCAAAACAGTTCATCGGGTTTAACCGAAGTTGCTTGGACAGCTAAGAAATCTCTAGCCATCGCAGAGAGCCGAGGGTAACGTGTACTGTTGACCTTCCACCATTCCAAGACATCCGTCTTTGTAGGAGCTGGTGACTCGGAAAGATACTGGGTGAGTTCGTCAGTGGCATTGCTCATGCTTGCTCTTCGTTTCTTTCGAGCGATCTCCTCAGCGAAAGAAACGGCTCCTCCATCTTCTATATCTTGAGAAGAGTATCCACTTGTCATGGATGAAAAAGGGGTGGTGTAATAATTTCTTACAAAATGGGCTCGTGCTTCTTCTAAATAGTTTTCGGAGTTGAGACTCTCAGGTATGAGTTCACATTTAATACGGGGATCGAGAATGGCTGTCATGTAGATGAATATGTTGCAAACTTGGTTGTTGTAACTTCTGAGCTTTTTGGCCATGTCTTCAGCGGGATTCTTTAGCCAATCTGGTGGTTGTCGTGTTGTAATTGTATCCGAAATGTGATCCATGTAGACAATAACCATCCCGATCGTAGGTGGGGTGTTTACACATATCTCACTAATGACTTTGTAGAAAGGCTCCAAGTAATTGTGAACAATATTGACAACATTCTTCTCTGCAGTATTCAGCAACATCCGATTACCCAACATCTCTTCGTTCTTCCTGACAATGGCATCCATCGACTTCCCGGCCTGCTtcaatgtttaaaaatattaaaaatcaaattttatcattaGCCACCAAACTCcatacaaaaagaaaaagtacCTTCTGAACAAGATCAAGCATTTGGTAACTGCCACTCCACCGTGCTGAAGCATCAAGCGGAAATTGCCAACTACCTTCTTTATAAGCTGTTGTTAATTGAATGAAATCCTCTGAGATATCTAAGGATGCATTTAACTCTTGTACAAATTCCCGGACCTTGGCAATAACGGGTTTCGTTGTTCTTAATGCATCATCTATAATCAAACTCAACGTACGAGCTGCACAAGGGATAAAACAGAAGGGCCCCATTTTCTGACCATCCAAGTCCTCCTTTAAAGCATGGCAAGCATGGATAGCATTTTGACTATTATCATGGGTGCATGAGAGAACTTTATTCTCAATATTGTACATCTTAAGAACCTTTACCAGCGAGTTATATATTTCGGAGTCGGAACAAGGGTAAGGTACCTGACATATATCGAGAAGCACCTTTCGGAAGGACCAGTTTTCGTCAATCCACTGACATGTGATGCTCATGTAAAATATTTGCTCATATGAAGTCCAGAAATCAAGAGCAATCGAGACTTTGGAAGAAACCTGTTCCAAAGATGCTCTAACATCTTCTCTCATGCTCCTGAAAACTTCGCGGAATACTGCCTTGTACTTCTCACCTGGCCATAGTTGTATTGATGGATTCAAAAATTTAAAGGAGTTTGCTAACCACTTTTCCTCTAAAGTTGAAGGAGGTAGAGTAgctaaaataagccatttaataA is part of the Gossypium hirsutum isolate 1008001.06 chromosome D11, Gossypium_hirsutum_v2.1, whole genome shotgun sequence genome and encodes:
- the LOC107903073 gene encoding inositol polyphosphate multikinase beta; this translates as MLKVPEHQVAGRQAIDGKLGPLIDNSGHFYKPLQDDDERGTRELTFYHSFSSNTRIPHHIRRFFPVFHGTQLLKASDRSGLRPHLVLQDITSDHLNPSILDIKIGSRTWYLEASNDYIQNCFHRDKTTTTVSLGFRICGLQIYNESGFWKPGRKLVRNFTADDVRSVLRKFVSSNVGPEPDCCFAGSVYGGCDGILERLLELKTWFEDQTMYHFRSCSVLLLFDKESFLRGKTPFAEVKLIDFAHVVDGNGVIDHNFLGGLCSFIKFVSQVLADSKGSTMEDKI
- the LOC107904644 gene encoding uncharacterized protein — its product is MDSSEHGSTSPKQPLTVGLVVSFKALWAKHAGRVSKKLKPKHNEFGSLSDSPRSLAVKSPGPKRLLTTLSNKAIKLVNRKKAGEKTGKEEEEIGDGGVWQRAILMGDKCQPLDFSGVIYYDSKGNQVEELPFRSPRASPMPAYLTSKKTCY
- the LOC107904643 gene encoding oleosin G, with the translated sequence MAERNNPTHQQQQQRPSRANRTVVPSSTFLQKIQSHAPNTTHFLGFLLLFFVSAATLLILTGLTLTATVFGLVCFMPVIVVSSPVWFPICTFLFLTAVGFLSACGFGVAVAAGSTWMYRYFRGMHPPGSDRVDSARTRIYDTASHVKDYAMEYGGYLQSKVKDAAPGA
- the LOC107904642 gene encoding zinc finger BED domain-containing protein DAYSLEEPER, giving the protein MEWSVNNAFKSYKDMEPKSTMDMVLIPNMDTIDIVLGSSEKGNVVPSAKPRKKTMTSVYLKYFETAPDGKTRRCKFCGQSYSIATATGNLGRHLSNRHPGYDKTGENVTSSAPQPSTTPTVIKKPQQQGRAPQVDYDHLNWLLIKWLILATLPPSTLEEKWLANSFKFLNPSIQLWPGEKYKAVFREVFRSMREDVRASLEQVSSKVSIALDFWTSYEQIFYMSITCQWIDENWSFRKVLLDICQVPYPCSDSEIYNSLVKVLKMYNIENKVLSCTHDNSQNAIHACHALKEDLDGQKMGPFCFIPCAARTLSLIIDDALRTTKPVIAKVREFVQELNASLDISEDFIQLTTAYKEGSWQFPLDASARWSGSYQMLDLVQKAGKSMDAIVRKNEEMLGNRMLLNTAEKNVVNIVHNYLEPFYKVISEICVNTPPTIGMVIVYMDHISDTITTRQPPDWLKNPAEDMAKKLRSYNNQVCNIFIYMTAILDPRIKCELIPESLNSENYLEEARAHFVRNYYTTPFSSMTSGYSSQDIEDGGAVSFAEEIARKKRRASMSNATDELTQYLSESPAPTKTDVLEWWKVNSTRYPRLSAMARDFLAVQATSVKPDELFCSKGDEIDKQRFCMPHDSTQAILCIKSWTQGGLKLKYKSTEIDYKRLMEMAAAAAADISSAGIDKKQK